A part of Bacteroidetes Order II. bacterium genomic DNA contains:
- a CDS encoding TonB-dependent receptor: MRTPFKTWSWWMSLVVLLATALTAEAQVTTASFTGKVTDPQGNPVPGATIIATHVPSGTVNGTTSNVNGNYNLLYLRTGGPYTLKVTFVGYKTFERQNLFLSLSEQKNVDIKFVEENATVDVEITAERNAAIAADRTGAKQNISTAEIENLPTIARSITDFTKVSPQVVGNNVGGANNRYNNIQIDGAVTNDVFGLADNGLPGGQTGAQPIGLDAIAEFNVEIAPYDVRQSGFTGGLINAVSRSGTNNFSGSLFGFYRNNDFTGKLTKDAGGNPLSTASLVPEFTDYQTGFRVGGPIIENKLFFFLNGELRDRGDPIDAGLKDYNITAPNIFNATKADMDRIVTAAKNVYGFDAGSYDNFNAKTGSQYLFARIDYNINKTHRLMIRNNFVDANRLRGVDRNVSTFGFDTQAYKFLSKQNSTVVQLTSVLGAKIGNEARLVYTTIRDKRAPEINPFPQIEIQNVAGSGTSVFMGVERSSQQNALDQNLLSFTNNFSYFAGNHNITAGVQVDHSAFSNLFIQDAFGTWRFSSIANFENKIANRYRKSYLLDGGQERAEWAMLMSGAYLQDQWKALPNLRLTLGVRVEVPTFLDKPTKNNQFATDFPGRSTDEVPSGQLLFSPRFGFNYDVFQNKKTQLRGGIGVFSGKTPGVWLSNQYSNTGVDFARIDVTSGVPAVNVDPTYKPAASLVAATSAIALTDKGFKLPQVLRGNIGLDQELPLGLVGTLEFLYSKNMNDVVYENLNLVTDASNISTTTKPSDGRPFYVTARKYSRYTNVMLLKNSDEGYTYNFSVQLKKNERNGLFGNLAYTYGESWDVNSGRSSVAQSQYEFNEVTGNPNEPGLARSDYDVPHRVIGTVSYKFNLGKLLGVKTLATTASLLYEGRSGFTGNYIYNGDANGDGFSQNDLALIPANQTDAVWQNNGGTDTRTPEQVWADANAFIESVADLKNNRGKIFPRNGARQPWRNSLDARFTIDLPSVKNQKLQLTADILNVLSLLNEDWGVVKFINFDSYTLFGFRGYEAATGKPILRFTKPANGTPYTTDQIASRWQMQLGLRYTF, encoded by the coding sequence ATGCGAACACCTTTTAAAACCTGGTCGTGGTGGATGTCCCTCGTAGTCTTGCTTGCAACTGCACTCACCGCAGAAGCACAGGTCACGACGGCTTCTTTTACCGGAAAAGTAACAGACCCACAAGGGAATCCTGTTCCGGGAGCCACCATTATTGCCACACACGTTCCATCTGGAACAGTAAACGGAACCACCTCTAACGTAAACGGGAACTACAACCTGCTCTACCTACGGACTGGTGGCCCCTATACCCTCAAAGTGACTTTTGTGGGTTATAAAACGTTTGAGCGGCAGAACCTCTTTCTGTCTTTGTCGGAGCAAAAAAACGTGGACATCAAATTTGTCGAAGAAAACGCAACGGTTGATGTTGAAATTACCGCCGAACGAAATGCAGCTATTGCCGCAGACAGAACGGGTGCGAAACAGAATATTTCGACCGCTGAAATTGAAAACCTCCCGACGATTGCCCGTTCTATTACCGACTTTACCAAAGTTTCTCCGCAAGTGGTTGGAAACAACGTGGGTGGTGCGAATAACCGCTATAACAACATCCAGATTGACGGAGCGGTTACAAACGACGTATTTGGTTTGGCAGATAACGGATTGCCGGGCGGACAAACGGGCGCCCAACCAATTGGTTTGGATGCCATCGCCGAGTTCAACGTAGAAATTGCACCTTACGATGTACGCCAAAGTGGTTTTACGGGCGGTCTTATTAATGCCGTTTCCCGTTCGGGGACCAATAACTTCAGCGGATCCTTGTTTGGCTTTTATCGGAACAATGACTTTACAGGTAAACTCACGAAAGACGCCGGTGGAAATCCACTTTCTACAGCCTCACTCGTTCCAGAGTTTACAGACTATCAAACCGGCTTCCGTGTGGGTGGTCCGATCATCGAAAACAAATTGTTTTTCTTCTTGAATGGTGAACTTCGCGATCGTGGGGACCCCATTGATGCAGGTTTAAAGGATTACAATATAACCGCTCCAAACATCTTCAATGCAACGAAGGCGGATATGGATCGGATTGTAACGGCTGCCAAAAACGTATATGGCTTCGATGCAGGCTCTTACGATAACTTCAATGCCAAAACGGGTAGCCAGTACTTGTTTGCTCGGATTGATTACAACATCAACAAGACCCATCGGTTGATGATTCGTAACAACTTTGTGGATGCCAACCGCCTGCGTGGGGTAGATCGTAATGTCTCTACTTTTGGATTTGATACCCAGGCGTACAAATTTTTAAGTAAGCAAAACTCCACAGTTGTTCAGTTGACTAGTGTACTTGGCGCCAAAATTGGTAACGAAGCCCGTTTGGTCTATACCACCATCCGGGACAAACGTGCTCCAGAAATTAACCCATTCCCGCAAATCGAAATCCAAAACGTAGCTGGTTCTGGAACTTCGGTCTTTATGGGGGTTGAACGTTCTTCTCAACAAAATGCTTTGGATCAGAACCTCTTAAGCTTTACCAATAATTTTTCCTACTTTGCAGGAAATCACAATATTACGGCTGGTGTACAGGTTGATCATTCGGCCTTCTCGAACTTGTTTATTCAAGATGCTTTTGGTACGTGGCGCTTCTCCAGCATTGCCAACTTCGAGAACAAGATTGCCAACCGCTATCGTAAGAGCTATCTCTTGGATGGCGGACAAGAGCGTGCCGAGTGGGCAATGTTGATGTCTGGCGCTTATTTACAAGACCAATGGAAAGCCCTCCCGAACCTTCGCCTTACGCTGGGTGTTCGGGTAGAAGTACCGACTTTCTTGGACAAGCCAACCAAAAACAATCAATTTGCGACAGACTTCCCCGGTCGCAGTACGGATGAAGTACCGAGTGGCCAGTTGTTGTTCAGTCCACGTTTTGGCTTTAACTACGATGTGTTCCAGAACAAAAAAACCCAATTGCGCGGTGGTATTGGGGTATTTTCAGGCAAAACGCCGGGGGTATGGCTTTCCAACCAATACTCCAATACAGGTGTGGACTTTGCGCGGATTGACGTAACCTCTGGTGTACCAGCGGTGAATGTTGATCCAACTTATAAGCCTGCTGCTTCGTTGGTTGCAGCGACGTCTGCGATTGCACTGACCGACAAAGGATTTAAACTCCCGCAGGTCTTGCGTGGTAATATTGGTTTAGACCAAGAATTGCCTTTAGGTTTAGTAGGTACTCTTGAGTTCCTCTATTCCAAGAATATGAATGATGTCGTTTATGAGAACCTGAACCTTGTAACTGATGCCTCGAACATCTCTACAACGACGAAACCTTCTGACGGTCGTCCGTTCTACGTAACCGCTCGCAAATACAGCCGTTATACCAACGTAATGCTACTTAAAAACTCGGATGAAGGCTATACGTATAATTTCTCTGTTCAGTTAAAGAAAAACGAGCGGAACGGCTTGTTCGGAAACCTTGCTTATACTTATGGGGAATCGTGGGATGTCAACTCGGGCCGTTCGAGTGTAGCACAATCGCAGTACGAATTTAACGAAGTGACAGGTAACCCGAACGAACCAGGCTTGGCTCGCTCGGACTATGATGTCCCACATCGGGTTATTGGGACGGTCTCCTATAAGTTCAATCTTGGCAAACTCTTGGGTGTAAAAACGTTGGCCACTACGGCTTCCTTGCTCTATGAAGGCCGGAGTGGCTTCACAGGAAACTACATCTATAATGGAGATGCAAACGGTGATGGATTTAGCCAAAACGATTTGGCGCTTATTCCTGCTAATCAAACGGATGCTGTTTGGCAAAACAATGGTGGAACGGATACCCGTACCCCAGAACAAGTTTGGGCGGACGCAAATGCTTTTATCGAAAGTGTGGCAGACCTGAAAAACAACCGTGGCAAAATCTTCCCACGTAATGGTGCGCGGCAACCTTGGCGGAATAGCTTGGATGCACGTTTCACGATTGACTTGCCAAGTGTTAAGAACCAAAAACTGCAATTAACCGCAGACATTCTGAACGTGCTTAGCTTGCTCAACGAAGATTGGGGCGTAGTGAAGTTCATCAACTTCGACTCCTACACCTTGTTTGGCTTCCGTGGATATGAAGCCGCTACGGGCAAGCCCATTCTTCGCTTCACGAAACCAGCTAACGGAACACCTTATACCACCGACCAAATCGCCTCCCGCTGGCAGATGCAGCTCGGTTTGCGTTATACGTTCTAA
- the obgE gene encoding GTPase ObgE, whose amino-acid sequence MKFVDYVTITVRSGKGGAGAVSFRREPHVPQGGPNGGNGGKGGSVILEADHHLYTLLDLRYNRHHFADKGQNGSSNLKTGKDGQDMTLRVPCGTVAKDTDTGEALGEVMHPGDRLVLVRGGRGGKGNDHFKTATNRTPRYAQPGEEGEERNVTLELKVLADVGLVGFPNAGKSTLISALSAARPKIADYPFTTLEPNLGVVAYREYKSFVMADIPGIIEGAHEGRGLGLRFLKHIERNAVLLFMIPVDTTDIAHAYTILLDEIEAFNSELLEKPRMLALTKIDLLSVDERAALPQRIQKLPLELPVFTISAVAHQGLDSLKDALWMAIQTAKGV is encoded by the coding sequence ATGAAGTTTGTAGATTATGTGACGATTACTGTCCGGAGTGGGAAGGGCGGGGCAGGAGCGGTTTCTTTTCGACGAGAGCCACACGTGCCACAAGGTGGGCCTAATGGCGGGAATGGAGGCAAAGGAGGTTCGGTGATTTTGGAAGCCGATCACCACCTTTACACCTTATTAGATTTGCGCTACAACCGCCATCACTTTGCTGATAAAGGCCAAAATGGCAGCAGCAACCTAAAAACTGGAAAAGATGGTCAAGACATGACGTTGCGGGTTCCGTGTGGGACCGTGGCGAAAGATACGGATACAGGCGAAGCACTGGGCGAGGTAATGCATCCCGGGGATCGCTTGGTTTTGGTAAGAGGGGGACGTGGCGGCAAAGGAAACGACCATTTTAAAACGGCCACCAACCGCACCCCCCGCTATGCCCAGCCAGGCGAAGAAGGCGAGGAGCGTAATGTAACCTTAGAACTAAAGGTCTTGGCGGATGTTGGCTTGGTTGGCTTTCCTAATGCGGGAAAAAGTACCCTCATTTCGGCCCTCTCGGCAGCACGGCCCAAAATTGCGGATTACCCCTTTACCACACTCGAACCCAACCTTGGTGTAGTGGCTTATCGGGAATACAAATCTTTTGTCATGGCAGACATCCCGGGAATTATTGAGGGGGCACATGAAGGACGCGGTTTGGGACTACGCTTTCTTAAACACATCGAACGAAATGCTGTCCTTCTTTTTATGATTCCTGTGGATACAACAGATATTGCACATGCCTACACCATTCTTTTGGATGAAATCGAAGCCTTTAATAGTGAACTTTTGGAAAAACCACGCATGTTGGCCCTCACAAAAATAGATTTACTTTCGGTAGATGAACGGGCAGCCTTACCACAACGGATTCAGAAACTCCCTCTAGAACTCCCCGTTTTCACGATCAGTGCAGTGGCGCATCAAGGATTAGACTCCTTGAAAGATGCGCTTTGGATGGCGATACAAACGGCGAAAGGCGTGTAA
- a CDS encoding aminotransferase class V-fold PLP-dependent enzyme codes for MNLSELRSLFPHTAHTIYLNHAATSPLSTRVTDALHKWMTERQETQIDNYLPFMDTILDVRRQIASLLSAPLETVDVCPNVSTALNWVAQGIRWKPGDRIALPACEFPANVWPFLHLRERGVEIDFIPHTDGVFTLEDIEAALTPRTRLLSVSWVQFLSGFRAPLAEIGKRTRERGIWFLVDAIQGVGALDFGEAEAQGVDFAAGSAHKWIMADQGIGWCYMSHNLMEALHPPMAGWLSGVVDWENFFDYRFNWHPDLTRYRLGTMNNAGIATLQAALSVYLACGRDWCHQHVLNNAAYLALHLEKIGLQRYGSSDPAHASGIVTFRHPDPEIVYQQLQKNQIEISVRNRLLRFAPTYYNTIEELDRTIDVIKAF; via the coding sequence ATGAACCTCTCCGAACTCCGAAGCCTGTTCCCCCATACCGCGCATACCATCTACCTAAACCATGCGGCAACCTCGCCCCTGAGTACCCGCGTGACAGATGCCCTGCATAAGTGGATGACCGAACGACAGGAAACACAGATAGACAACTATCTCCCATTTATGGACACGATTCTGGATGTCCGACGTCAAATTGCAAGCCTGCTCTCGGCGCCTTTGGAAACGGTGGATGTCTGCCCAAATGTCTCAACCGCCCTCAACTGGGTGGCACAAGGGATTCGTTGGAAACCGGGGGATAGAATTGCCCTCCCAGCATGTGAATTTCCGGCCAATGTATGGCCCTTTCTGCATTTGCGCGAACGCGGGGTGGAAATAGATTTTATTCCACATACCGACGGGGTGTTTACCCTCGAAGACATAGAGGCCGCACTTACACCACGTACCCGTCTCTTATCCGTCAGTTGGGTGCAATTCCTTTCCGGATTTCGGGCACCGCTGGCCGAGATTGGCAAACGGACCCGCGAGCGGGGTATCTGGTTTCTGGTGGACGCCATCCAAGGCGTTGGTGCATTGGATTTTGGGGAGGCCGAGGCCCAAGGGGTGGACTTTGCCGCAGGAAGTGCCCATAAATGGATCATGGCCGATCAGGGCATTGGCTGGTGTTATATGTCTCATAACCTGATGGAAGCCCTGCATCCACCTATGGCTGGTTGGCTTTCGGGTGTCGTGGACTGGGAAAACTTCTTCGACTATCGCTTTAATTGGCATCCCGACCTAACGCGCTACCGACTTGGGACGATGAACAATGCCGGAATAGCCACCCTACAAGCCGCTTTATCGGTGTATTTGGCATGTGGACGCGACTGGTGTCACCAACACGTTTTAAACAATGCGGCCTATTTGGCCCTTCATCTCGAAAAGATTGGTTTGCAACGCTACGGCTCCTCCGACCCCGCCCATGCATCTGGTATTGTCACGTTCCGGCATCCAGATCCCGAAATCGTTTATCAGCAGTTACAAAAAAACCAGATCGAAATCTCGGTTCGTAACCGCTTGTTAAGATTTGCCCCTACCTACTATAATACAATAGAGGAGTTGGATCGTACAATTGACGTAATTAAAGCCTTTTAG
- the dprA gene encoding DNA-protecting protein DprA encodes MFPFNDIEPTQVHLFDQPADETTERRAVMALALVPGIGPGRLRALIAHFGSASQTLLAPVSVLMRVSGIGQQTAEAITRCDAEALLAEQEKMASRCLAIPLLSWEPSFPALLRELYDPPVLLWHRGVHLPSDEKALAIVGTRKASDYGKRVAYTFAQELARNGWTIVSGLAYGIDTAAHQGAVDAGGRTVAVLGSGVDVIYPATNTRLVAQILENGAIFSEFPMGTKPDATNFPRRNRIISGLSRGVLVAEAAAKGGALITAHMAIEQNREVFTVPCSIFSNHGKGNHDLVRKNIAKLVTTVDELLEELEGFGTTAVSAVNSEETWAELNALERILLENLSAEPIHIDQLCVQAHVDASAALVYLLNLEFKGLVRQMAGKMFYRT; translated from the coding sequence GTGTTTCCCTTCAACGATATCGAACCTACTCAGGTACACCTCTTTGACCAGCCAGCAGACGAAACCACGGAGCGGCGGGCGGTGATGGCCTTGGCCTTGGTTCCTGGTATCGGGCCGGGGCGTTTGCGTGCCCTCATCGCGCACTTTGGATCGGCGTCGCAAACCCTGCTAGCACCCGTCTCCGTCCTCATGCGGGTTTCGGGCATTGGTCAACAAACCGCCGAGGCTATCACACGTTGCGATGCCGAAGCGCTTTTGGCAGAGCAAGAAAAAATGGCTTCCAGATGTCTGGCCATTCCCTTGTTGTCGTGGGAACCCAGTTTTCCTGCGCTATTGCGGGAGCTTTATGATCCGCCCGTCTTGTTGTGGCATCGAGGCGTCCATCTACCTTCCGACGAAAAAGCACTTGCCATTGTCGGCACCCGAAAAGCCTCCGATTATGGCAAACGGGTGGCATACACCTTTGCACAGGAACTGGCGCGTAATGGCTGGACGATTGTGAGTGGCCTCGCCTATGGCATAGATACCGCTGCGCATCAGGGTGCAGTGGATGCTGGCGGAAGAACCGTAGCGGTTTTGGGATCGGGGGTGGACGTGATTTATCCGGCAACAAATACCCGATTGGTGGCACAAATTTTGGAAAACGGTGCTATTTTCTCCGAGTTTCCGATGGGAACCAAGCCCGATGCCACCAATTTCCCACGACGCAACCGCATTATCAGCGGCTTATCGCGGGGCGTTTTGGTCGCTGAAGCGGCTGCAAAGGGAGGCGCCCTCATTACGGCACACATGGCAATCGAGCAAAATCGGGAAGTTTTCACGGTTCCCTGCTCTATTTTCAGCAATCATGGCAAGGGCAACCATGATCTTGTGCGAAAAAACATCGCCAAACTGGTGACCACCGTAGATGAATTATTAGAAGAACTGGAGGGTTTTGGAACCACCGCAGTTTCTGCTGTAAATTCGGAAGAAACATGGGCGGAACTCAATGCGCTGGAGCGTATCTTGCTGGAAAACCTTTCTGCCGAACCTATCCACATAGACCAACTGTGTGTACAAGCTCATGTGGATGCCTCGGCAGCATTGGTGTATTTGCTCAATTTAGAATTCAAAGGCCTTGTCCGACAAATGGCGGGCAAGATGTTTTATCGGACCTGA